One genomic segment of Ictalurus punctatus breed USDA103 chromosome 4, Coco_2.0, whole genome shotgun sequence includes these proteins:
- the kif23 gene encoding kinesin-like protein KIF23 isoform X1 produces MIRPTKGKTPRRPPPKKPTNNLKDPVGVYCRVRPLGPEDGECCIEVISSTTIQLHAPDGLKANRNGEFKETQYSFKKVFGIKTTQRELFEDVAKPLVDDLIHGKNGLLFTYGVTGSGKTYTMTGSPGQGGLLPRSLDMIFNSIGPYQAKRFVFKPDDKNGMEVQNQVDALLERQKQESQLFVPKTPSSRQRVDPEFADMITPEEASKAEGVDEDSSYSVFVSYIEIYNNYIYDLLEEAPFDPIRPKWNGAGTPLRSNTEFIPPQSKILREDQNHNMYVAGCTELEVKSTEEAFEVFWRGQKKRRIANTQLNRESSRSHSVFIIKLAQAPLDADGDNVLQDKNQVNVSQLCLVDLAGSERTSRTRAEGSRLREAGNINQSLMTLRTCIEVLRENQMCGTNKMVPYRDSKVTHLFKNYFDGEGKVRMVVCVNPKADDYEETMLVMRFAEMTQEVEVARPVDRPICGFAAGRRQRNQAFKEELSRRLEERGGPIDGEPSSALSQFLQNLPPLPPCEISDPSDDHTLPRFIEALEKRHKIRLMMTEEYNKAANMLKSMLQELDGNLISKENFIHDQRSKLGEKDKMIHNQKNEIDRLEKKSKMLEYKIDLLQKTTNIYEEDKRTLQNELESREQRLQRELSEKKRMEARMQGLVSDEKLRWQKECERRVNAKELEMQNKLWVKDEKLKQLKAIVTESKTDTRPDKPQRPSREKDRVPAKRSASPSPMPSNFSCQASDYILPKVVRPAPLSPSTSSVSVASSISDWEQRTPQGNMQGSPSPPYGRSRAQGLPGSLSRQRGRCWARECEVQVQPAEVDQKECVYRTGPAVRPVHRRSHSAGGERWVDHKPTTNVELDTVMQPSVPNSIKVTTPSEKALSKCDKYMLTHQEVASDGEIQTKLIKGEVFKTRGGGQAVQFTDIETLKQENAVGPSRKRRSSENRQDEPKDGDWTDVETRCAVAVEMRAGSNLGPGYQHHGYPKRRKP; encoded by the exons ATGATCAGACCTAC CAAGGGCAAAACCCCGCGCCGACCTCCTCCTAAAAAGCCAACAAACAACCTGAAGGATCCTGTCGGA GTGTACTGTCGTGTGCGTCCACTAGGGCCAGAGGATGGAGAATGCTGCATTGAGGTGATCAGTAGTACTACCATCCAGCTACATGCCCCTGATGGCCTCAAGGCCAATAGGAATGGGGAGTTTAAAGAG ACTCAGTATTCCTTCAAGAAGGTTTTTGGAATTAAAACCACACAGAGGGAATTGTTTGAGGATGTTGCAAAACCTCTTGTGGACGATCTTATTCATGGCAAAAATG GTCTTTTGTTCACCTATGGTGTCACGGGCAGTGGAAAAACCTACACGATGACTGGTTCCCCAGGTCAAGGTGGGCTCCTGCCCCGCTCACTGGATATGATCTTCAACAGCATTGGTCCTTACCAGGCCAAAAGATTT GTCTTCAAGCCTGATGATAAGAATGGCATGGAAGTGCAAAACCAGGTGGATGCTCTTCTGGAACGACAGAAACAAGAGAGTCAGCTATTTGTACCAAAGACTCCATCTTCAAG GCAAAGAGTTGATCCAGAGTTTGCTGACATGATCACTCCAGAAGAAGCTTCTAAGGCTGAAGGGGTGGATGAGGACAGTAGCTACAGCGTGTTTGTCTCCTACATTGAGATATACAATAATTACATCTATGATCTCCTGGAGGAGGCTCCATTTGACCCAATAAGGCCAAA GTGGAATGGTGCAGGGACACCTCTGCGAAGCAACACTGAGTTCAT ACCACCCCAGTCCAAGATTTTACGTGAAGATCAAAACCACAACATGTATGTGGCTGGGTGCACAGAGCTTGAAGTGAAATCGACAGAGGAAGCGTTTGAAGTCTTTTGGAGGG GTCAAAAGAAGCGCAGGATTGCAAATACTCAGTTAAATCGTGAGTCGAGCAGATCACACAGCGTCTTTATCATTAAACTGGCACAAGCCCCATTGGATGCAGATGGAGACAATGTCCTTCAG GATAAGAACCAGGTGAATGTGAGTCAGTTGTGTCTGGTGGATCTGGCTGGCAGTGAACGCACAAGCAGAACCCGTGCAGAGGGCAGCCGCCTTCGGGAAGCAG GCAACATCAATCAGTCTCTGATGACTCTCCGCACATGCATTGAAGTTCTCCGAGAGAATCAGATGTGTGGAACAAACAAG ATGGTCCCATACAGAGACTCTAAAGTGACCCATCTGttcaaaaattattttgatggTGAGGGGAAAGTCCGAATGGTGGTCTGTGTAAACCCTAAGGCTGATGATTATGAAGAAACGATG ctgGTGATGCGGTTTGCTGAGATGACTCAGGAGGTGGAAGTGGCCCGGCCTGTTGACAGGCCCATCTGCGGCTTTGCTGCAGGACGCCGACAGAGAAACCAGGCCTTCAAAGAAGAGCTGTCTCGCCGGCTAGAGGAACGCGGAGGCCCAATAGATGGAG AACCATCCTCGGCCCTGAGCCAGTTTTTGCAAAACCTGCCCCCGTTGCCGCCCTGTGAAATCTCTGACCCTAGCGACGACCATACACTTCCTAGATTTATTGAGGCCTTGGAGAAGCGGCATAAGATCCGCCTGATGATGACTGAAGAGTACAACAAAGCCG CCAATATGCTGAAGTCCATGCTTCAAGAACTGGATGGCAACCTCATCTCCAAAGAGAATTTCATCCATGATCAACGGTCGAAGCTGGGTGAGAAGGACAAAATGATCCACAACCAGAAAAATGAGATTGACCGGCTGGAGAAGAAATCCAAGATGCTGGAGTACAAG ATTGACCTCCTGCAGAAAACCACAAATATCTATGAGGAGGATAAGCGTACCTTACAGAATGAGCTGGAGAGCAGAGAGCAGAGGTTGCAGCGGGAGCTCTCGGAAAAGAAGCGAATGGAGGCACGCATGCAAGGGTTGGTCTCGGATGAAAAGCTCCGGTGGCAGAAGGAGTGT gAGAGGCGGGTAAATGCCAAGGAACTGGAAATGCAGAACAAGCTTTGGGTAAAGGACGAAAAGCTGAAGCAGCTCAAAGCTATAGTAACTGAGAGCAAGACTGACACCCGACCAGATAAACCCCAGCGACCTTCCAGGGAAAAGGACAGAGTGCCTGCGAAGAGATCAGCCTCGCCCTCGCCGATGCCT TCTAACTTCTCCTGTCAGGCCTCAGACTATATCCTTCCCAAAGTTGTCAGGCCAGCCCCTCTTTCCCCCAGCACTAGCAGTGTGTCTGTGGCCTCCAGCATCTCCGACTGGGAGCAGCGAACGCCACAGGGCAACATGCAGGGCAGTCCCTCCCCTCCCTATGGTAGAAGCAGAGCTCAGGGTCTTCCTGGAAGCCTTAGCAGGCAGAGAGGCAGGTGCTGGGCCAGAGAATGTGAGGTGCAAGTTCAGCCAGCAGAAGTAGACCAAAAGGAGTGTGTTTACAGG ACTGGGCCGGCAGTTCGGCCTGTGCATAGGCGCTCGCACTCAGCTGGTGGTGAGAGATGGGTGGATCACAAACCCACCACCAATGTGGAGCTAGACACAGTCATGCAGCCCAGCGTTCCCAACTCGATCAAGGTGACCACTCCCAGTGAGAAAGCCCTGTCCAAGTGTGACAAGTACATGCTGACACACCAGGAAGTGGCCTCTGATGGCGAGATCCAAACCAAGCTCATCAAG ggTGAGGTGTTCAAAACTAGAGGTGGGGGACAAGCAGTTCAGTTCACTGATATTGAAACGCTGAAACAAGAAAATGCTGTTGGTCCAAG CCGCAAAAGGAGATCATCAGAGAACCGCCAGGATGAGCCTAAGGATGGAGACTGGACAGATGTAGAGACCAGG TGTGCTGTGGCTGTGGAGATGAGAGCTGGCTCAAACCTGGGACCTGGTTATCAACACCATGGATATCCAAA ACGCAGAAAGCCCTAA